One Mycolicibacterium rufum genomic window, TTCTCCACGACGCGGGTCGGGTGCTTGAGCAGCAGCTCACCGATCGACCGCTTGCGCAGGCCGCCGGGATACCCGGAGTGGCGGTAGGCGAACTTCTTGGTCAGCTTGTCGCCGCTGATGGCGACCTTGTCGGCGTTGATGACGATGACGAAGTCACCGCCGTCGACATTCGGCGTGAACGTCGGCTTGTGCTTGCCGCGGAGCAGCTTGGCTGCTTCGACGGCGAGCCGGCCGAGCACCACGTCGGTGGCGTCGATGACGTACCACGTGCGCGTGGTGTCACCCGCCTTCGGCGTGTACGTAGGCACAGCGCTACCTCTTCTGTTCTGAGGTCTTCACCTCGGTTGAGTCCCGGACTGTCCGGGTGCCGGTCGGGCGTACGCTCTCGTTGCCTCGGCGACCGACGGAGACCCGAGGTTCCGGCAAGCGCAGCGCACGCCAACGAGGAAGCTTACCTGCGGCCGTCGCCGCAGGTCAAAACGCTCAACTGAGGGTGTCCTCGGCCTCGGCGAGCGCCGCGAACTCCTCGTCGGGCGAGTTCGACACCAGCCGGTGCCGGCTGTACACCGCGAAGTACAGCATGAACAGCGCGAACACCCCCAGGCAGCACAGCGCGGCGACCACGTGCACCAGGAACGTCGCGATCACCGCCAGCGAGGCGATGACCAGCGCGAACCCGGTGGTGACGGTGCCGCCGGGCGTACGGTACGGACGCTTCATGCCCGGTTCGCGCCGGCGCAGCACGATGTGGCTGACCATCATCAGCACATAGCTGACGGCGGCGCCGAACACCGCCATGTTGAGCAGCAGGTCGCCCTGCCCGGTCAGCGACAGCGCGAACCCGATCAGGCCCGGGACGATCAGCGCCAACGTCGGCGCCTTGCGCCGGTTGGTCACCGACAGCACGGTGGGCAGGTAGCCCGCCCGCGACAGCGCGAACAACTGGCGGGAGTAGGCGTAGATGATCGAGAAGAAGCTGGCGATCAGCCCGGCCAGGCCGATGTAGTTGACGACGGTGGCCGCGGTCGTGTCGCCGAGCGCCTCGACCAGCGGATTGCCCGAGCCGGACATCGCCTCGGCGCCGCCCGCCCCGGGGACCAGCACCAGCACGGTCACGCAGGTGACCAGCAGCACGCTCATCGCCGCGATGATCCCGCGCGGGACGTTGCGCTCCGGTCGGGTCGCCTCCTCGGCGGCCAGCGGCACCCCCTCGACGGCGAGGAAGAACCAGATCGCGAACGGCAGCGCCGCCCAGACGCCGAGGTAACCGAACGGCAGCAGCGACGAGGCGCCGGCAGCGTCGGTGGCGGCGATGTCGGTCAGATTGGCCGCGTCGAAGCGTCCCACCGCGGCGATCGCGAAGACCACGAGGCCGACGAGGGCCACCGCGGTGATCACGAACATCACCTTCAGCGCCTCGCCCACCCCGGACAGGTGGATGAGGATGAACACGGCGTAGGCCGCGAGATACACCCACCAGCCGTCGCGGATGCCGAAGAGGTTCAAGGACTCCACGTACGCACCGATGAACGTCGCGATCGCGGCCGGGGCGATCGAGTACTCGATGAGGATCGCCGTGCCGGTGGCGAAGCCGCCCCATGGGCCGAGCGCGCGCCGCGCGAAGGTGTAGCCCCCACCGGCGGCGGGCAGCGCCGAGGACAGCTCCGCCATACCGAGCACGAGAGCCAGGTACATCGCGGCGATGATCACCGCCGCGATGGCCAGGCCGCCGAACCCGCCCTGGGCGAGCCCGAAGTTCCAGCCGGAGTAGTCCCCTGACACCACGTATCCGACACCGAGCCCGGCGAGCAGCAGCCAGCCGGCACTCCCGGACTTCAGCTGGCGCTGCTGCAGGTAGTCGTCGGACTTCTTATGCTCCGCGACACGGCGTTCTGAGTTCGTCGACACGCTGCACTCCTGCCTGTGTCCCGGATGAGCCATCCAGGGACTTCTCAGAAATGCAGTCGGGTAAACATGCCGCGCTCAGCGGTAGTCGATCACGACCCTGCCGTCGATGCGCCCCTGCTCCATGTCGGCGAACACCGTGTTGATGTCGTCGAGTGCGGTGGTGTGCACGGTGGGGTGGATCAGCCCGCGGGCGAAGAAGTCGATCGCCTCGACCATGTCCTGGCGCGTCCCGACGATCGAACCGCGGATCGTCAGCCCCTTGAGCACGATGTCGAAGATCGATGCGGGGAAGTCGCCGGGCGGCAACCCGACGAACACGATGGTGCCGCCGCGCCGGGCCAGCCCAATCGCCTGGCCGAACGCCTCGGGATGCACCGCGGTGACGAGCACGCCGTGCACGCCGCCGGTGGCGTTCTGCACCTCGGCGACGACGTCGGCGGTGCGGGCGTTGACGACGATCTCCGCGCCGAGGCGGGTGGCGAGGTCGAGCTTGGCGTCGTCCACGTCGATCGCGACGACACGCAGGCCCATCGCGATCGCGTACTGCACCGCGACGTGGCCGAGACCGCCGATGCCGGATATCGCCACCCACTGCCCCGGCCGGGTGTCAGTGACCTTGAGGCCCTTGTAGACGGTGACGCCCGCGCACAGGATGGGCGCGACCTCGACCGGGTCGACCCCGTCGGGGATGCGCGCGGCGAAGGCGGCGTTGACGAGCATGTAGGAGCCGAAGCTGCCGTTGACGGTGTAGCCGCCGTTGCGCTGGTGTTCGCACAGCGTCTCCCAACCGGTGCGGCAGTACTCGCAGCGTCCGCACGCCGACCACAGCCACGCGTTGCCGACTTTGTCCCCCACCTTCAGGTCGTCGACACCGTCGCCGACGGCCACCACGGTGCCGTAGCCCTCGTGGCCAGGGATGAACGGCGGGGTCGGCTTGACCGGCCAATCACCGTGTGCGGCATGCAGATCGGTGTGGCAGACGCCAGAGGTCTCGAGTTTCACGAGGGCCTCGCCGTAGTCGGGCTTGGGGAGCTCGAGCTCCTCGATCGTCAGCGGGGAACCCAGCTGGTGGACAACGGCGGCGCGCATCGTGTTCTCGGTCATGTACCGATTCCACGCCGAAAGTCCGTGCCGGATAAGGGACTTTTGGTCCACGATCGATGGCCGAACGGACACGAACTCGCACGGACCGAGGGGGAAGTCCGTGCGAGTTCGCGTCGGGTCAGCGGCAGGCTCAGGCTCAGAAGAACCCGAGGGCCTTGTCGCTGTAGCTGACCAACAGGTTCTTGGTCTGCTGGTAGTGGTCGAGCATCATCTTGTGGTTCTCGCGGCCGATGCCGGACTGCTTGTAGCCGCCGAACGCCGCGTGCGCGGGGTACTGGTGGTAGCAGTTGGTCCACACCCGGCCGGCCTTGATGTCGCGCCCGGCCCGGTAGGCGGTGTTGCCGTCCCGGCTCCACACGCCGGCACCGAGGCCGTACAGCGTGTCGTTGGCGATGCTGATGGCCTCGTCGTAGTCCTTGAACGACGTGACCGCCACGACGGGCCCGAAGATCTCCTCCTGGAACAGCCGCATCTTGTTGTGGCCGGTGAAGATCGTCGGCGCCACGTAGTAGCCGCCGTTCAGATCGCCGCCGAGCTGGGCGCGCTCACCGCCGGTGACCACCTGCGCGCCTTCGCTCTTGCCGATCTCGATGTAGGACAGGATCTTCTCGAGCTGATCGTTGGAGGCCTGCGCGCCGATCATCGTCTCGGTGTCGAGCGGGTCGCCCTGCCGGACCGCCTTGGTGCGGATCGCGGCGAGCGCGAGGAACTCGTCGTAGATGTCGGCCTGGATCAGCGACCGCGAGGGGCACGTGCAGACCTCGCCCTGGTTCAGGGCGAACATCGTGAAGCCCTCGAGCGCCTTGTCCTGGTAGTTGTCGGCCGCGGCCATCACGTCGTTGAAGAAGATGTTCGGGCTCTTGCCGCCGAGCTCGAGCGTCACCGGGATCAGGTTCTGCGACGCGTACTGCATGATCAGCCGGCCCGTGGTGGTCTCGCCGGTGAACGCGATCTTGGAGATGCGGTTGCTCGACGCCAGCGGCTTGCCGGCCTCGACGCCGAACCCGTTGACGATGTTCACCACGCCGGCGGGCAGCAGGTCGCCGATGACCTCGAACAGGTAGAGGATCGAGGCGGGCGTCTGCTCGGCGGGCTTGAGCACGACGGCGTTGCCTGCCGCCAGCGCGGGGGCCAGCTTCCAGGTGGCCATCAGGATCGGGAAGTTCCACGGGATGATCTGGCCGACCACACCCAGCGGCTCGTGGAAGTGATAGGCGACGGTGTCGGCGTCCACCTCCGACAGCGAACCCTCCTGCGCGCGAATGCATCCGGCGAAGTAGCGGAAGTGGTCGACGGCCAGCGGGATGTCGGCGTTGAGCGTCTCGCGGATCGGCTTGCCGTTGTCCCACGACTCGGCCAGCGCGATCGACTCGAGGTTCTCCTCGATGCGGTCGGCGATCTTGTTGAGGATCACCGCGCGCTCGGCCGGCGACGTCTTGCCCCAGGCCGGCGCGGCGGCGTGGGCGGCGTCGAGCGCGTTCTCGATGTCGGTCTCGTCGGAACGCGGCACCTCGGTGAACGCCTCGCCGGTCACGGGCGTCGGGTTCTCGAAGTAGCGGCCCGCGTTCGGCGGGACCCACTGGCCGCCGATGAAGTTCTCGTAGCGGGGCTTGAACGACATCAGCGAGCCGTCGGTCCCCGGTCGGGCATACACAGTCATGGTGATACTCCTGCTCGTGTGGTGTGCGTCACTGAAGCTACGCGCGCCACCGTTGCAGCACGGTTGCATCGACGGGGCAGATTAGCCCAGTTCGTAATCGAGTCCGGCGAGGTGCCCGCCGGCGCGGGCGCGGGCGACCGCGTTCAGCCCGGCGCAGTCACGCAGCGCCTGCCAGCCGTCGCGGTCGTCGCGGCCTTCGGGCAGGTCCAGCCAGCGGCGCAGCAGACCGGGGCGGCCCAGGGCGCATTCGGCGAGGACCGCCTCGCGCAGCGTCGCCGACAGCTGGGTGCGCAGCCGCGCCACCGCCGGGGACACGGATTGGGTGAGCAGCGGTCCGGCGTACCGGTTCAGGGCCGCCTCGACGTCGCCGGCGTCGAGCGCGTCGAACACCTCGCCGAAGTCGCTGGTGATCGGCGCCAGCAGCCGGTAGGGCCGCGAGCCGAGGTTCTCGGCGCCGATGACCTTGCGCAGCCGCGACATCTCCGCGCGCACGGTGACGACGTCGAGGTCCTTGTCGTCGAGGAGCACCGCGAGATGGTCGGCCGACAGCCCCTCGGGGTGCCGGCTCAGCAGGACGAGGATGTCGGCGTGGCGCCCGGTCAGGTGGGTGGCCTGCAGATGGCCGTAGCTGTCGGTGGTCACCCAGCGCGGTCGGTCCCCGCCGAGCGCGACCAGGTGCGGCTTGCGGGCGGCGGGCTCGGCGCCGACGCCGGCGATCCGCAGCAGCGCCAGATGGTTCTCGACGGCCACGGCGGTCGCGCGCACGAGCGCCAGTGTCTGCGTGGAGGCGACCTGGGCGCCGCCGGTGAGGTCGATCGCGCCGAGCAGCGCACCGGTGGTCGGGTCGTGCACGGGGGCCGCGGTGCAACTCCACGGCTGCACGATGCGGGAGAAGTGTTCGGAGCCGTGGATCTGCAGTTCGCGGTCGAGCGCGAGCGCGGTGCCCGGGGCGTTGGTGCCGGCGCCGCGTTCGCTCCAGTCCGCGCCGGGCACGAAGTTCATCGCCTCGGCCTTGCGGCACGCGGTGGGATCGCCCTCGACCCACAGCAGCGTGCCGTCGGCGGCGCTGACGGCGACGACCACCCCGGAGTCGACCGCGTCGTTGACCAGCAGCCGGCGGATGACGGGCAGCGCGGGCGCGAGCGGGTGGGTGTCACGCAGCCGGGCGATCGCGGTGACGGCCTCGGCGGGCCGGGCGCCGTGGAAGTCGGGGTCGACGCCGACGGCGAGGCTGCGCTCCCAACTCTGCGCGACGACCGGACGCAGCGACGAGGTGAGGTCCTCGGCGCCGACCTCGCCGGCGATGAAGCGCTCGTGCACCGTGCGCAGCGTCGACGGAGACGGACGGGTCGTCGACCGTCCGTTCGTCGTCTTCGCATTTCCCACGCGGCGTTCCTCAGTGTCCGCCATCACACCCGAGGCCAGCCTAGCCGAGTCAGTACTGTGCGACCCCCGATCGGCTCCCCTCCTCCCGGGGGCCGCACAGACTGCGGCGGGGCTGCTCAGGCGCCCCAGGCGTTGGCGGCCGTGCGGTCGGTGGCGGCGACGTCGTCGGCGCCGTCCCGAACCGCCGTACCGAGACTGAACAAGATGTCGTTGAGCGCGGCCGCGGAGCGCTCCCAGCGGTCCTGCTCGACGCGGTACGCGTCGGCCGCATCCCGTGTCCAGGTCTGCTGCAGCGGAGCGATCTGCGTCCGCAGGTCGTCGAGTGCGGCGTTGAAGCGCGCTGACGTCAGGTGGATCTGCCTGTGGATGGTGTGCTCGATCTCGGCGAAGTCGTAGGACAGCATCGGGTCCATGTCTGGTCCTCCTCTAGAGCTGGGCGGCCACGGAACCGATGGCCTGCGAGTGACTGTCGGTGGCCGCGCGCAGGATGCGCTCGTTGTCGC contains:
- a CDS encoding WXG100 family type VII secretion target: MDPMLSYDFAEIEHTIHRQIHLTSARFNAALDDLRTQIAPLQQTWTRDAADAYRVEQDRWERSAAALNDILFSLGTAVRDGADDVAATDRTAANAWGA
- a CDS encoding helix-turn-helix domain-containing protein, producing MADTEERRVGNAKTTNGRSTTRPSPSTLRTVHERFIAGEVGAEDLTSSLRPVVAQSWERSLAVGVDPDFHGARPAEAVTAIARLRDTHPLAPALPVIRRLLVNDAVDSGVVVAVSAADGTLLWVEGDPTACRKAEAMNFVPGADWSERGAGTNAPGTALALDRELQIHGSEHFSRIVQPWSCTAAPVHDPTTGALLGAIDLTGGAQVASTQTLALVRATAVAVENHLALLRIAGVGAEPAARKPHLVALGGDRPRWVTTDSYGHLQATHLTGRHADILVLLSRHPEGLSADHLAVLLDDKDLDVVTVRAEMSRLRKVIGAENLGSRPYRLLAPITSDFGEVFDALDAGDVEAALNRYAGPLLTQSVSPAVARLRTQLSATLREAVLAECALGRPGLLRRWLDLPEGRDDRDGWQALRDCAGLNAVARARAGGHLAGLDYELG
- the adhP gene encoding alcohol dehydrogenase AdhP — encoded protein: MTENTMRAAVVHQLGSPLTIEELELPKPDYGEALVKLETSGVCHTDLHAAHGDWPVKPTPPFIPGHEGYGTVVAVGDGVDDLKVGDKVGNAWLWSACGRCEYCRTGWETLCEHQRNGGYTVNGSFGSYMLVNAAFAARIPDGVDPVEVAPILCAGVTVYKGLKVTDTRPGQWVAISGIGGLGHVAVQYAIAMGLRVVAIDVDDAKLDLATRLGAEIVVNARTADVVAEVQNATGGVHGVLVTAVHPEAFGQAIGLARRGGTIVFVGLPPGDFPASIFDIVLKGLTIRGSIVGTRQDMVEAIDFFARGLIHPTVHTTALDDINTVFADMEQGRIDGRVVIDYR
- the rplM gene encoding 50S ribosomal protein L13, yielding MPTYTPKAGDTTRTWYVIDATDVVLGRLAVEAAKLLRGKHKPTFTPNVDGGDFVIVINADKVAISGDKLTKKFAYRHSGYPGGLRKRSIGELLLKHPTRVVENAIVGMLPHTKLSRQVQKKLKVYAGPTHPHTAQQPIPFEIKQVAQ
- the adh gene encoding aldehyde dehydrogenase, which codes for MTVYARPGTDGSLMSFKPRYENFIGGQWVPPNAGRYFENPTPVTGEAFTEVPRSDETDIENALDAAHAAAPAWGKTSPAERAVILNKIADRIEENLESIALAESWDNGKPIRETLNADIPLAVDHFRYFAGCIRAQEGSLSEVDADTVAYHFHEPLGVVGQIIPWNFPILMATWKLAPALAAGNAVVLKPAEQTPASILYLFEVIGDLLPAGVVNIVNGFGVEAGKPLASSNRISKIAFTGETTTGRLIMQYASQNLIPVTLELGGKSPNIFFNDVMAAADNYQDKALEGFTMFALNQGEVCTCPSRSLIQADIYDEFLALAAIRTKAVRQGDPLDTETMIGAQASNDQLEKILSYIEIGKSEGAQVVTGGERAQLGGDLNGGYYVAPTIFTGHNKMRLFQEEIFGPVVAVTSFKDYDEAISIANDTLYGLGAGVWSRDGNTAYRAGRDIKAGRVWTNCYHQYPAHAAFGGYKQSGIGRENHKMMLDHYQQTKNLLVSYSDKALGFF
- the eat gene encoding ethanolamine permease, giving the protein MSTNSERRVAEHKKSDDYLQQRQLKSGSAGWLLLAGLGVGYVVSGDYSGWNFGLAQGGFGGLAIAAVIIAAMYLALVLGMAELSSALPAAGGGYTFARRALGPWGGFATGTAILIEYSIAPAAIATFIGAYVESLNLFGIRDGWWVYLAAYAVFILIHLSGVGEALKVMFVITAVALVGLVVFAIAAVGRFDAANLTDIAATDAAGASSLLPFGYLGVWAALPFAIWFFLAVEGVPLAAEEATRPERNVPRGIIAAMSVLLVTCVTVLVLVPGAGGAEAMSGSGNPLVEALGDTTAATVVNYIGLAGLIASFFSIIYAYSRQLFALSRAGYLPTVLSVTNRRKAPTLALIVPGLIGFALSLTGQGDLLLNMAVFGAAVSYVLMMVSHIVLRRREPGMKRPYRTPGGTVTTGFALVIASLAVIATFLVHVVAALCCLGVFALFMLYFAVYSRHRLVSNSPDEEFAALAEAEDTLS